In Microplitis demolitor isolate Queensland-Clemson2020A chromosome 9, iyMicDemo2.1a, whole genome shotgun sequence, one genomic interval encodes:
- the LOC128668539 gene encoding uncharacterized protein LOC128668539, whose translation MKEQTSQTIPQPTSQTNRKRTSRPVSTVQSRTAVLLATCKVVVISPDNTQHQARVLLDPGSELTLVSSTLVNKSGLLRRPAAISVQGVGSTSPGTTQGLAVLNLQSTHSNSQIQLNAHILPRITTHIPSVVVTNQDWYHINKLELADPDFLTPGPVDILIGADNLRSILRSSRLVMRGTSEPMAMHTIFGWAVLGQTSTEPKTKPLRSFHLTSNEDLQDTLTKFWVQEEVPTISEPQLNLAESECEEHFTATHYRDNSGRYVVRLPLNSDVSQLGNSKLTAQRCLQRLLKRLSSDATLKERYIEFLQEYEDLGHMVAVPLNAPEPPHTYYLPHHGVLREQSTSTKLRVVFNGSSKTSSQVSLNDIMHTGPKTQSDIFDVLLYIRQHKYIFITDIVKMFRQIKVEKDDWDLQRILWVDQDFNIRAY comes from the exons ATGAAG gaACAGACATCTCAGACAATTCCACAACCGACTTCTCAAACAAATAGAAAAAGAACTTCTCGTCCAGTGTCAACAGTTCAATCACGAACAGCAGTGCTACTAGCTACTTGCAAAGTAGTTGTCATATCACCAGACAACACTCAACATCAAGCTCGTGTTCTCCTAGACCCAGGCTCTGAACTGACACTAGTTTCTTCAACGCTAGTCAATAAGTCTGGACTTCTCAGAAGGCCAGCAGCAATTTCAGTACAGGGAGTTGGTAGCACCTCACCCGGCACAACTCAAGGCCTAGCTGTACTCAATCTACAGTCCACACATTCGAATTCTCAGATACAACTGAACGCTCATATATTACCTCGAATTACCACTCACATTCCATCAGTAGTGGTTACTAACCAAGACTGGTATCACATCAACAAATTAGAACTAGCTGATCCAGACTTCCTAACACCAGGTCCAGTTGACATCCTCATTGGTGCAGACAATCTCAGAAGCATACTCAGATCATCTCGGTTAGTCATGAGAGGTACCTCGGAACCCATGGCTATGCATACTATTTTTGGATGGGCAGTTCTGGGTCAAACATCTACTGAGCCTAAAACAAAGCCTCTGCGATCTTTTCATTTGACGAGTAACGAGGATCTACAAGATACACTCACCAAATTTTGGGTACAAGAGGAAGTCCCTACTATATCAGAGCCACAACTAAATCTAGCAGAGTCAGAATGCGAAGAACACTTCACTGCTACGCATTATCGAGACAATTCTGGTCGCTACGTTGTACGACTACCTCTAAATTCAGACGTATCACAACTGGGTAATTCCAAGTTAACTGCGCAACGATGCCTTCAACGTCTTCTCAAACGACTCTCCTCAGATGCAACTCTAAAAGAACGATACATCGAGTTTCTTCAAGAGTATGAAGACCTTGGACATATGGTTGCTGTACCGTTGAACGCTCCAGAGCCTCCTCATACGTATTATCTTCCGCATCATGGAGTATTACGGGAGCAGAGCACCTCAACAAAGCTCAGAGTAGTCTTCAATGGATCCAGCAAAACGTCATCTCAAGTCTCACTCAATGACATTATGCATACAGGTCCCAAAACTCAGTCTGACATTTTCGACGTCTTGCTCTACATCAGACAACACAAATACATTTTCATTACGGACATAGTCAAGATGTTCCGTCAAATTAAAGTGGAGAAAGATGATTGGGACCTTCAGCGTATTCTCTGGGTAGACCAAGACTTCAATATTCGAGCCTATTAA
- the LOC128668540 gene encoding uncharacterized protein LOC128668540, with translation MCLSACLPLDKWKSNHPQFSPPSTSTQAAPAVHTFEDLTSKILGITWHPHEDIFSFQGNISFKQAITKRAILSEVAQLFDPLGLISPVVIRAKILMQQLWLEKIGWDDTLTPETIHQWEKFRDDLKTLSTIKIPRWLHLHSQAYSIQIHGFSDASQLAMAAAVYLRVTDSDYSSVVTLVCSKTKVAPLKRLTIPRLELSAAALLANLVKHTQKTLNLNDVPVFLWTDSSVTLAWVKNNPMRWKEFVGNRLSAIHEATPNAHWRFTSGILNPADCAPRSLSASQLIEHALWWTGPPWLSQSPEFWPSAVAPSPEHDLEERPGVSLSVTSQPVLWDLIDLPQVKSFNKGLSKLLRITAICQRAISRFKRVPNASLAISPINPADLEAAKLFWIRETQQAYFSAEIKAIQTGKRLHKNHVLSRLTAMVDRTGILRVGGRLQNSQFSADSKHPAILPRHSKLSALIIADAHSKTLHGGTQVTLSYIRKTCWIIGCRAPIKSFIQRCLVCARIRGVRAQQLMAPLPTSRVTPSLVFEHTGVDYAGPIALKTFQGRGAKTFKGWIAVFVCFTTSAIHLEAVSDYSAEGFLKAFRRFTSRRGICKTLRSDCGTNFKGADTMLKDLFRQATKESQELQRILTNDGTKWIFNPPGAPHMGGKWEAAVKSVKHHLQRTISDTLLTFEDFSTFLAQVEAVLNSRPLSALSDDPGDISALTPGHFIRGEALITIPEPSLSSVPESRLSHFQRIQKRFQTFWDRWSTECLQAHQSISKWQKTQDTIQVGSLVLLTNERLPPSKWPLARVIQLHPGSDGLCRVVTVKTATSTLTRPIVKLAPLPISPHQDDSQEEDSNSSQGCGIGGGRMFEIKSSTLRGP, from the coding sequence ATGTGCCTCTCAGCTTGCTTACCACTTGACAAGTGGAAAAGCAATCATCCTCAATTTTCACCACCAAGTACCTCAACTCAAGCAGCTCCTGCTGTTCATACGTTCGAAGATCTCACCTCAAAGATACTGGGTATCACATGGCACCCTCATGAAGACATCTTCTCGTTTCAAGGGAACATCTCATTCAAACAAGCCATCACCAAACGCGCCATTCTCTCCGAGGTGGCACAACTCTTTGATCCACTTGGACTTATATCTCCAGTAGTTATTCGAGCAAAAATTCTGATGCAACAACTTTGGCTGGAAAAGATTGGCTGGGACGACACACTAACGCCTGAAACAATTCACCAATGGGAGAAATTCAGAGACGATCTCAAGACACTATCGACAATTAAGATACCCCGGTGGTTACACCTGCACTCTCAAGCCTATTCAATACAAATTCATGGGTTCTCAGACGCGTCTCAATTAGCGATGGCAGCAGCAGTATACCTCAGAGTGACAGATTCAGACTACTCATCAGTCGTCACGTTAGTTTGTTCAAAAACCAAGGTAGCACCTCTTAAACGTCTCACTATTCCAAGACTGGAATTATCAGCTGCTGCCCTACTTGCAAACCTCGTAAAACACACTCAGAAGACTCTCAATCTCAATGATGTACCAGTATTCTTATGGACAGACTCCTCGGTTACCCTTGCATGGGTGAAAAACAATCCAATGAGATGGAAAGAGTTTGTGGGCAATCGATTATCAGCCATTCACGAAGCTACTCCAAATGCCCATTGGAGATTCACATCAGGAATACTCAACCCAGCAGATTGTGCTCCTCGGAGCTTAAGCGCTTCCCAACTTATTGAGCACGCGTTATGGTGGACTGGACCACCATGGCTCTCGCAATCTCCAGAATTTTGGCCATCAGCGGTTGCACCATCTCCAGAACATGATTTGGAAGAAAGACCAGGCGTATCACTCTCAGTAACGTCTCAGCCAGTATTATGGGATCTCATTGACTTGCCTCAAGTCAAATCCTTCAATAAAGGCCTTTCTAAGTTGCTTAGAATCACGGCAATTTGTCAGCGAGCCATCTCCAGATTTAAACGAGTACCAAATGCTAGTTTAGCCATCTCACCAATTAATCCAGCTGACTTAGAAGCCGCAAAGCTGTTCTGGATACGGGAGACGCAACAGGCATACTTCTCTGCTGAAATCAAAGCTATACAAACTGGCAAGAGACTTCACAAAAATCATGTTCTTTCTCGACTGACGGCAATGGTTGACCGCACTGGTATACTGCGAGTTGGAGGTCGTCTTCAGAATTCTCAATTTTCGGCGGACAGCAAACACCCAGCTATACTGCCCCGGCACAGCAAGCTCTCAGCTCTAATCATCGCAGATGCTCACTCTAAAACCCTTCATGGTGGTACTCAGGTAACTCTATCTTACATCCGAAAGACTTGCTGGATCATCGGTTGCCGAGCTCCCATAAAATCATTCATTCAACGATGCCTCGTGTGTGCTCGAATACGTGGAGTTCGAGCTCAACAACTCATGGCGCCGCTTCCAACCTCTCGAGTAACTCCATCTCTAGTCTTTGAGCATACTGGTGTCGATTACGCAGGTCCTATCGcattaaaaacatttcaagGTCGAGGTGCAAAAACCTTCAAAGGCTGGATCGCAGTCTTTGTGTGTTTCACAACGTCAGCGATTCATTTAGAAGCGGTTTCAGACTACTCAGCAGAAGGATTTCTCAAAGCATTTCGACGTTTCACCAGTCGTCGTGGAATCTGTAAAACTCTTCGAAGCGACTGCGGTACAAATTTTAAAGGTGCTGACACTATGCTTAAAGACCTTTTTCGACAAGCAACAAAGGAATCTCAAGAGCTTCAACGGATTCTCACAAACGATGGTACAAAGTGGATTTTCAATCCACCGGGTGCGCCTCATATGGGTGGAAAGTGGGAAGCAGCAGTCAAGTCGGTAAAACATCATCTTCAACGAACCATCTCAGACACTCTTCTCACTTTTGAAGACTTCTCAACATTTCTTGCACAAGTAGAAGCTGTACTTAACTCCCGACCGCTCAGTGCGCTATCAGATGATCCGGGCGACATCTCAGCATTAACTCCAGGACACTTCATTCGCGGAGAAGCTTTGATTACAATACCCGAACCATCATTATCCTCCGTACCAGAATCAAGACTTTCTCATTTCCAGCGAATTCAAAAAAGGTTCCAGACATTTTGGGACAGGTGGTCAACAGAATGCCTTCAAGCTCATCAGTCAATCTCCAAATGGCAAAAGACTCAAGACACCATTCAAGTTGGCTCATTAGTACTTCTCACTAATGAACGACTTCCACCATCAAAGTGGCCTCTCGCTCGGGTCATTCAGCTTCATCCTGGTAGTGATGGATTGTGTCGAGTCGTAACAGTCAAAACAGCTACTTCAACTCTTACTCGGCCGATAGTCAAGCTCGCTCCGTTGCCAATCTCACCTCATCAAGACGACTCGCAAGAAGAAGATTCTAATTCCTCACAAGGTTGCGGAATTGGGGGGGGGAGAATGTTCGAAATTAAGTCATCGACGTTACGCGGACCATGA
- the LOC106694112 gene encoding uncharacterized protein LOC106694112, with protein MQLSAKTEFLKDWEKLGPIPVSKSTLVGLKVTLQATLQILDALHTECNYNYLMTATLSQDPLERFFSIMRFSCGGNDHPDPKMFVQVYRLASCFSLIKPPKGCNVDGVHVLKTLLKTNDLMDNPNTARQEWLESIDSMLDNSLLMSVNSTHEDDHNYNEAATTEAVQSYIAGYSGRKLKKMLKCQGCLQALESKRNDGKLLARNDVLNKMDLYRGLFYASDELFLLTKQLEECVLRAVSKSLVNV; from the exons ATGCAATTGTCGGCAAAGACAG aatttctgAAAGATTGGGAAAAGCTTGGTCCCATACCAGTCTCTAAGAGTACTTTGGTTGGCTTAAAAGTTACTCTGCAAGCGACATTACAAATACTTGACGCACTGCACACTGAGTGTAATTACAACTATTTGATGACTGCAACGCTTTCGCAAGATCCTTTAGAA agatttttttcaattatgcGATTTTCTTGTGGGGGTAATGATCATCCGGATCCAAAAATGTTTGTTCAAGTTTATCGCCTGGCTTCTTGTTTTTCACTTATAAAGCCTCCCAAAGGGTGTAATGTTGATGGAGTTCATGTTCTTAAGACATTACTTAAAACCAACGATTTAATGGACAACCCAAATACAGCTAGACAAGAATGGTTGGAAAGTATCGATTCAATGTTAGATAATAGTTTACTAATGAGTGTGAATTCAACACATGAGGATGACCACAATTACAATGAAGCCGCCACTACTGAAGCGGTCCAATCCTACATTGCTGGCTACAGTGGCCGAAAACTCAAGAAAATGCTTAAATGTCAGGGTTGCCTACAAGCTTTAGAGTCCAAAAGAAATGATGGTAAATTGCTGGCTCGCAATGATGTTCTAAATAAAATGGATTTATATAGAGGATTGTTTTACGCAAgtgatgaattatttttactgactAAGCAGTTAGAAGAGTGTGTGCTCAGAGCAGTTTCAAAATCATTAGTAAATGTTTAG